In Streptomyces sp. NBC_00683, the DNA window GCCCTGGCGTGCAGTCTCGGCGCCGCGGGGCTCTCGCAGCTGCGGTGGCCGGAGGATTCCCCGTCGGACAGCTGGGTGCAGTCGGTCTTCGTCGTCGTCGTCCTGACCGTGCCGTTCGTCCTCGCCTGGGTGCTCGGCGACTCGATACGCACGCGTCGGGCCTACTTCAGTCAGCTGGAGGAGCGCGCCGCCCGGCTGGAGCGTGAGCGCGAGGCGCAGTCGAAGGTCGCCGTGGCCGCCGAACGGGCCCGCATCGCCAGGGAGCTGCACGACGTCGTCGCGCACAACGTCTCGGTGATGGTGGTTCAGGCCGACGGTGCCGCCTACGTCATGGACGCCGCTCCCGACCAGGCCCGGCAGGCACTGGAGACCATCTCCAGCACCGGCCGACAGGCCCTCGCCGAGATGCGGCGGCTGCTCGGGGTGCTGCGCACCGGCGACACCCGGGAGAGCGGCGAGTACGTGCCCCAGCCCGACGTCGAGCAGATCGAGGACCTGGTCGACCAGGTGAGGCGGACGGGCCTCGCGGTGGACTTCAAGATCGAGGGCACTCCGCGTCCGCTGCCGACCGGCGTCGAGCTGACCGCGTACCGGATCGTCCAGGAGGCCCTCACCAACACCCGCAAGCACGGCGGTCCGGACGCCGGGGCCAGCGTGCGGCTGGTCTACTTCGACGACGGCCTCGGGCTGCTCGTCGAGGACGACGGCCGGGGCGCCGCGCACGAGCTGTACGAGGACGGCGGGGCCGACGGCGCCGGACACGGAATGATCGGCATGCGGGAGCGGGTCGGCATGGTCGGCGGCACGCTGGACGCGGGACCGCGGCCGGGCGGCGGCTTCCGGATCAGCGCACTGCTCCCGCTCAAGCCCGCCAACCAGTGACACAAGGACAGGACCCTCATGACGATCCGCGTAATGCTCGTCGACGACCAGATGCTGCTGCGCACGGGCTTCCGGATGGTGCTCGCCGCCCAGCCGGACATGGAGGTCGTCGCCGAGGCGGGTGACGGGGCGGAGGCGATCGAGGTCCTGCGGTCCACGACCGTAGACGTGGTGCTGATGGACGTGCGCATGCCGCGGCTGGACGGGGTCGAGGCGACCCGGCGCATCTGCGCGCAGACCGATCCGCCCAAGGTCCTCATCCTGACGACGTTCGACCTGGACGAGTACGCGTTCTCCGGCCTGAAGGCGGGCGCGAGCGGCTTCATGCTCAAGGACGTGCCGCCCGGCGAGCTGCTCGCCGCGATCCGGTCCGTGCACAGCGGCGACGCCGTGGTCGCCCCGTCCACCACCCGCAGGCTCCTCGACCAGTTCTCCCCGATGCTGCCCAGCAGCGGCAAGGAGCCGCAGCACAAGCACATCGAGAAGCTGACCGAGCGCGAGCGGGAAGTGATGATGCTGGTCGCCCAGGGTCTGTCGAACGGCGAGATCGCGGCCCGTCTGGTGCTGTCCGAGGCGACGGTGAAGACCCACGTGGGCCGCATCCTCACCAAGCTGAGCCTGCGCGACCGCGTCCAGGTGGTCGTCCTCGCGTACGAGACCGGCCTGGTCAGGGCGGGCGGCGGGTCGGGCGCCTGACCGGCGCGGCTACCGGAGCACGCCTTCCAGGAAGTCGCTGCCGAGCCGGGCCACGACGGTCAGGTCCAGCGAGTGCAGGACGTACCGGCCGCGCCTGCGCGTGGTGATCAGGCCGGCCTTCTTGAGCACCGCCAGGTGCCGTGAGACCTCGGGCGCCGTGATGCTGTGCGCGTCGGCGAGTTCCCCGGTGGTGTACGGGGAACGGGCGAGGTTGCGGCACAGGCGCATCCGCATCGGGTGGGCCAGGGCCTCCATCCGCAGCTGGAGCAGCTCCACGGAGGCGGGGGAGGGCAGCTCGGGGCGGTGCACCGGGTAGTGGATCACCGGCCGCCAGCCCGGGGCGTGGAGCACCATCAGGTGGGGCCAGCCGAAGCTGGTCGGGATGAGGGTGAGCCCCGTCCCGACGGCCGGGTCGGCGGCGTTCGTCCGGCCGACGGTCAGCTTGTCGATGTTCAGCCTGCTCGCGTCCTCGTTGAGCGAGAGCGCGGGCGAGACCGCGCGGAACACCTCGTCGAGGCCCTTGCGCCGCAGCAGCTCGGTCTTGTGCCGGGCGTCGGCGGCCAGCTGGACCTGGACCCGCTGCCAGGTGTCCGAGAAGAAGGCCTGGTCGCAGTCCTCGAAGAGGCGACGCACCCAGGTGCGTACGGAGCCGGGTGCGGCGAGCAGCTGCTGGGTGAACTCCAGCTGCTGGGGCCCCCTTGCCGCCGCCATGTCGAGTGCGCGGGCCCGCATCGTGGCGCTGTTGAGCGGGGACGGCGCGCCCGTCCCGTACAGGCTTGCGCAGGTGAACTCCAGGGCGGCGGAGACGAACCGCTCGTCATCCATTTTGTCGAGGATGTCCAGGTCCTCGGCCAGGCTCGCCCCCGTACGTCCGTCGCCGCCGCGGACACCGGCGAACGGCAGGAAGACGTCGGAGAAGGTGTTGCGCCAGAGGAAATCGGCCTCGTGCAGCCGGTCGGCGAGGTCGGGCTCGAGAGCCGCGGAGGTCGCGGTCGCCCAGCCGTGGTGGCCCGGATGGTGCCCGGGCTCGGAGAGCGCATGCAGGGCGAGCCCCAGCTCGGCGAGGGGGGAGATCTCGAAAAGGATGTGTTCGGAGGGCAGGCCCGCGATGTCTATGTGCACGCTCACCCGTCCATAGTGCGGGGTACGGAGCCGGGGCCGGGCGCCAGTTGACGGGGGCCGTCAATCGACGGGCGGAGTGCCGGGAACGGGTTCACGCTGGATGCATGGACATCGTTCAGCAGCACATGCTCGACAGCTATCGCTCGGCGCAGCACGGTGAGCCACCGCCCCCGCTGCCCGGCCGCCACGACCGGGAAGTCCTGCGGGAACTGCGCAGACGCTTCCACGCCTGGACCGCGGGACAGAACCAGAACCGGCACGGCGCCTGAGGAGAGCCCGGCCACCGGGCTGACCGGGCCACCACGCCCTACCCCAGCCGCCGTACGAACTCCGCCACCGCCTCCCGCACATCCCCCGCCGACCACTCCAGCCCCGGCGCGGCCACCGTGACCTCGGTGTACGACACCCCGGGCGGCCCCGCGGGCCCGGCCAGCCACCGGCGGAACAGCGTCACGCCCGTCTCTTCGGCCTGCCGCACCGAGGCCTCGTCCAGCTCCTGTGTCCCGTAGGGCAGCCACACCTGGAACTGGTGGGTGTGCGGCGGTTCCGGATGCACTCGGAACCAGGGCACCGCACTGTCCGCGAAACCCTCCGCCATTGCCCCCGCGACCACCTTGGCGTGCGCCACGTACCGGGGCAGCATCGGCAGCTCACGCTCCAGACCCAGCAGCGCGGAGAGAGCCGCCGGGTACTGCTGGAAGACCTGACCGCCGTACCGGTGGCGCCAGGTCCGCGCCTCGTCGACCAGCGATTCGGGGCCGGCGAGCACCGCCCCGGACAATCCGTTCAGGGACTTGTAGAACGACACGTAGACGCTGTCGGCGAGCCCCGCGATCTCCGGCAGACCGCGCCCGAAGTGCGGTCCGCACTCCCACAGCCGGGCTCCGTCCAGATGCACGACCGCGTCCCGCTCCCGCGCGGCGGCCACGACGGCCTCCAGCTCCTCCCAGGAGGGCAGGACGAAGCCGGCGTCGCGCAGCGGGAGCTCCAGCATGAGGGTGCCGAACGGCTCGGGGAAGTCCCGGACCTCGTCCGCCGTGGGCAGCCGGGGTGCGGACGTCGGATGCACCGTGCGCAGTCCGCTCACCGAGGTGAGGGCACCCCCCTCGTGCATCTCGGGGTGGGAGAGCGGATGAAGCGCCACCACCGGATTCCCCGTACGCCCCGCCCAGCTGCGCAGCGCGACCTGCTGGGCCATCGTCCCCGTCGGGAAGAACGCCGCGGCCTCCATGCCCAGCAGATCGGCGGTCCGCCGCTCCACCTCGGCGACGACCCCGTCGCCGTACACATCCGTCCACTCCTCCAGGTCGTGGACCGACCCCGCGTCGGCGGCCAGCGCGGCCAGCCGCTCGCCCAGGGTGTGGTCGGCGGACGCCCGGGCGAGCACCCTTCCGGACCGCTTCCACGCGGTCAGCCTGCGGTGCCGCTGCTTCTGCTCATCGGTGACTGCCATGGGACGATCATCACCCGGGCCGCTGACACAGCCCACCCCGTTTTCGGTTGCGGCCCAGAGTTACCCACAGGCTGTGGACAGCCGGGGGGTCTCGCGAAACGCTGGCGTAGCATGCAGAGAAATCGTCCGGTACCCCCCGCGGACTGGAACGGAAGGCCATCGCCGCGTGAACGCATCTGTTTCCAAGGAATCCCTCGACGCGAGGGACCGCCCCGCCCGTCTCACCGTCGGCGTCGTCGGCGCGGGACGGGTCGGCCCCGCCCTCGCCGCCTCGCTGCAGCTCGCCGGGCACCGCCCGGTCGCGGTCTCGGGCGTCTCCGACGCATCCGTGCGCCGGGCCGCCGCCCTGCTGCCCGACGTACCCCTCGTCACGCCGGCCGAGGTCCTCGCGCGCGCCGAGCTCGTGCTGCTGACGGTTCCCGACGACGCGCTGCCCGGCCTGGTCGAGGGCCTCGCGGAGACCGGTGCCGTGCGGCCCGGCCAGCTGATCGTCCACACGTCCGGGCGGTACGGGACGAAGGTGCTCGACCCCGCACTGCGCGCGGGGGCGCTCCCGCTGGCCCTGCATCCGGCCATGACCTTCACGGGCAGCTCCGTCGACGTCCAACGGCTGGCCGGCTGCTCCTTCGGGGTCACCGCCCCCGAGGAGCTCAGGCTCGCCGCCGAGGCGCTCGTCATCGAGATGGGCGGTGAGCCCGAATGGATCGCGGAGGAGTCCCGCCCGCTCTATCACGCGGCGCTCGCCCTCGGAGCGAACCACCTGGTCACCCTGGTCGCCCAGTCCATGGAGCTGCTGCAGAAGGCCGGAGTGTCCGCACCCGACCGGATGCTCGGCCCGCTGCTCGGTGCTGCCCTCGACAACGCCCTGCGCTCCGGCGACGCCGCGCTGACCGGCCCCGTGGCCCGGGGCGACGCGGGCACGGTGGCCGCGCACGTCGCCGAGCTGCGCAGGCACGCCCCGCAGGCAGTGGCCGGATATCTCGCGATGGCCCGCACCACGGCCGACCGGGCGCTGGCCCATGGTCTGCTCAAGCCTGAGTTCGCGGAGGACCTCCTGGATGTCCTGTCGGACAGCGCGAACACAAAAGGAATGAACGGAACGGACGGCACGGACGAGACCGGGCCGGGGGAGGCCCGATGAGCACCGCACCCGCCACGCTCCTGCGCACCGCCGCGGAACTGGACGCCCTGCACCGGCCGGCCGGTGCGCAGCGCGCCGTCGTCATGACGATGGGCGCGCTCCATGACGGCCACGCCACCCTGATCCGTACGGCACGGGCCGCCGCGGGGCCCGATGGACAGGTCGTCGTCACCGTGTTCGTCAACCCGCTCCAGTTCGGTGAGGCCGCCGACCTCGACCGCTACCCCCGCACGCTGGACGCCGACCTCGCCATTGCCGCGGCGGCCGGTGCCGACGCGGTCTTCGCGCCCTCCGTCGACGAGGTGTACCCGGGCGGTGACCCCCAGGTCAGGATCACCGCGGGACCCATGGGAGAGCGTCTCGAAGGCGCCTCGCGCCCCGGGCACTTCGACGGCATGCTCACCGTCGTCGCCAAACTCCTCCACCTCACC includes these proteins:
- a CDS encoding sensor histidine kinase, yielding MQRLYDFIRRHPTGVDTFWAVFLLGLSGMSIVAEQGGDGRERVAAVPIAVGLCTVVALRRRAPEKMLLLTIVMGIAQLLLDVRPGAADFAMLVIIYTVSTVGERWASRLALACSLGAAGLSQLRWPEDSPSDSWVQSVFVVVVLTVPFVLAWVLGDSIRTRRAYFSQLEERAARLEREREAQSKVAVAAERARIARELHDVVAHNVSVMVVQADGAAYVMDAAPDQARQALETISSTGRQALAEMRRLLGVLRTGDTRESGEYVPQPDVEQIEDLVDQVRRTGLAVDFKIEGTPRPLPTGVELTAYRIVQEALTNTRKHGGPDAGASVRLVYFDDGLGLLVEDDGRGAAHELYEDGGADGAGHGMIGMRERVGMVGGTLDAGPRPGGGFRISALLPLKPANQ
- a CDS encoding response regulator transcription factor, with product MTIRVMLVDDQMLLRTGFRMVLAAQPDMEVVAEAGDGAEAIEVLRSTTVDVVLMDVRMPRLDGVEATRRICAQTDPPKVLILTTFDLDEYAFSGLKAGASGFMLKDVPPGELLAAIRSVHSGDAVVAPSTTRRLLDQFSPMLPSSGKEPQHKHIEKLTEREREVMMLVAQGLSNGEIAARLVLSEATVKTHVGRILTKLSLRDRVQVVVLAYETGLVRAGGGSGA
- a CDS encoding DUF5937 family protein — its product is MHIDIAGLPSEHILFEISPLAELGLALHALSEPGHHPGHHGWATATSAALEPDLADRLHEADFLWRNTFSDVFLPFAGVRGGDGRTGASLAEDLDILDKMDDERFVSAALEFTCASLYGTGAPSPLNSATMRARALDMAAARGPQQLEFTQQLLAAPGSVRTWVRRLFEDCDQAFFSDTWQRVQVQLAADARHKTELLRRKGLDEVFRAVSPALSLNEDASRLNIDKLTVGRTNAADPAVGTGLTLIPTSFGWPHLMVLHAPGWRPVIHYPVHRPELPSPASVELLQLRMEALAHPMRMRLCRNLARSPYTTGELADAHSITAPEVSRHLAVLKKAGLITTRRRGRYVLHSLDLTVVARLGSDFLEGVLR
- a CDS encoding threonine aldolase family protein, with the protein product MAVTDEQKQRHRRLTAWKRSGRVLARASADHTLGERLAALAADAGSVHDLEEWTDVYGDGVVAEVERRTADLLGMEAAAFFPTGTMAQQVALRSWAGRTGNPVVALHPLSHPEMHEGGALTSVSGLRTVHPTSAPRLPTADEVRDFPEPFGTLMLELPLRDAGFVLPSWEELEAVVAAARERDAVVHLDGARLWECGPHFGRGLPEIAGLADSVYVSFYKSLNGLSGAVLAGPESLVDEARTWRHRYGGQVFQQYPAALSALLGLERELPMLPRYVAHAKVVAGAMAEGFADSAVPWFRVHPEPPHTHQFQVWLPYGTQELDEASVRQAEETGVTLFRRWLAGPAGPPGVSYTEVTVAAPGLEWSAGDVREAVAEFVRRLG
- a CDS encoding Rossmann-like and DUF2520 domain-containing protein yields the protein MNASVSKESLDARDRPARLTVGVVGAGRVGPALAASLQLAGHRPVAVSGVSDASVRRAAALLPDVPLVTPAEVLARAELVLLTVPDDALPGLVEGLAETGAVRPGQLIVHTSGRYGTKVLDPALRAGALPLALHPAMTFTGSSVDVQRLAGCSFGVTAPEELRLAAEALVIEMGGEPEWIAEESRPLYHAALALGANHLVTLVAQSMELLQKAGVSAPDRMLGPLLGAALDNALRSGDAALTGPVARGDAGTVAAHVAELRRHAPQAVAGYLAMARTTADRALAHGLLKPEFAEDLLDVLSDSANTKGMNGTDGTDETGPGEAR